From one Alphaproteobacteria bacterium genomic stretch:
- a CDS encoding SLC13 family permease: MFSFIADMDPSQLGMWMTFAVIVVALVMYTLERLTFELTSLGVICVLLVFFHFVPVIDADGNNILNPTRLLAGFANPALLTVIALLVMGEGLARTGVLEAGAQLFFRYGRGHAALATGLAFVAVLVVSGFMNNTPVVVIFIPIMQALASRLGQSPSRLMMPLSFAAILGGMVTLIGSSTNLLVSGMLIELGNEGFSFFQFAVPGAALALVGVVYVIFACPRLLPERALLTNAIAGGGRQFMAEIAVTEDSKFYGMQPRGGFFPDLKDMTVRLILHDGESFIPPFDDDFQLADGDTIVVAATRAALTEALKGEPEQFHPELDQDWERFETEDGNQRWQVGNQVLAEAMVTPASRLVGQNLNQIGFRYQYHCVVLGVQRRSQMIRARVTDIRLEPGDVLLMQGRASDVEGLRGNQDILLVEWTAAEMPAVHHASSTLVIFAAVIASAALGVVPIEIATLVGAGAMLATGVLNIRQATRAIDRTIVMMIAAALALGSALQATGGAEFLAGLLLSVVGDASPAVILSAFFLLVAVLANIISTKATAVLFTPIAVGLANGLALPIEPFAVAVVFAANCSFASPVGYQTNLLVMAPGNYRFVDFVRVGSPLLIIVWLIFSLVAPWYYGLI; this comes from the coding sequence ATGTTCAGTTTTATCGCCGATATGGACCCGAGCCAGCTCGGGATGTGGATGACCTTCGCCGTGATCGTTGTGGCGCTGGTCATGTACACGCTCGAACGGCTGACCTTCGAGCTGACATCGCTCGGCGTGATCTGCGTTCTGCTGGTGTTCTTCCACTTCGTTCCCGTGATCGACGCCGACGGTAACAACATCCTCAACCCGACGCGGCTGCTGGCCGGTTTCGCCAACCCCGCGCTGCTGACCGTAATCGCGCTGCTCGTGATGGGCGAGGGACTCGCCCGTACGGGCGTTCTGGAGGCCGGCGCGCAATTATTCTTCCGCTACGGGCGCGGCCACGCGGCACTCGCGACGGGGCTGGCCTTTGTGGCGGTGCTGGTGGTCAGCGGGTTCATGAACAACACGCCCGTGGTGGTGATCTTCATCCCGATCATGCAGGCGCTGGCGTCGCGCCTGGGGCAATCGCCCTCGCGGCTGATGATGCCGCTGTCGTTTGCCGCAATCCTGGGCGGGATGGTGACCCTAATCGGCTCGAGCACCAACCTTCTGGTGTCCGGCATGCTGATCGAGCTGGGCAATGAGGGCTTTTCGTTCTTCCAGTTTGCCGTGCCCGGCGCCGCTCTGGCGCTGGTGGGGGTCGTCTATGTGATTTTCGCCTGCCCGCGGTTGTTGCCGGAACGCGCGTTGCTGACGAATGCAATCGCCGGCGGCGGCCGCCAGTTCATGGCCGAAATCGCCGTGACCGAGGATTCCAAATTCTACGGCATGCAGCCGCGCGGCGGATTTTTCCCGGATTTGAAGGACATGACGGTCCGGTTGATCCTGCATGACGGTGAATCCTTCATTCCGCCATTCGACGATGATTTTCAGCTCGCCGACGGGGATACGATTGTGGTCGCGGCGACCCGCGCGGCGCTCACCGAGGCCCTCAAGGGGGAGCCCGAGCAGTTTCATCCCGAGCTGGATCAGGACTGGGAGCGGTTCGAAACCGAGGATGGCAATCAGCGCTGGCAGGTCGGCAACCAGGTCCTGGCCGAGGCGATGGTCACACCGGCCTCGCGGCTGGTCGGCCAGAACCTCAACCAGATCGGATTCCGTTACCAGTATCATTGCGTTGTGCTGGGCGTTCAGCGCCGATCGCAGATGATCCGGGCGCGGGTGACGGACATTCGCCTCGAACCGGGGGACGTTCTCCTGATGCAGGGGCGCGCCAGCGACGTCGAGGGGCTGCGCGGCAATCAGGACATCCTCCTCGTCGAATGGACCGCCGCCGAAATGCCGGCTGTGCATCACGCCAGCAGCACCCTGGTGATCTTTGCCGCGGTGATTGCCTCGGCCGCGCTGGGCGTCGTGCCCATCGAGATCGCAACACTGGTCGGTGCCGGCGCGATGCTGGCGACCGGCGTGCTGAACATCCGTCAGGCCACCCGCGCCATCGACCGGACCATCGTCATGATGATCGCCGCCGCGCTGGCGCTCGGCAGTGCGCTGCAGGCCACGGGCGGGGCGGAGTTCCTCGCGGGCCTGCTGTTGAGCGTCGTGGGCGATGCGTCGCCGGCGGTGATCCTGTCCGCCTTCTTCCTGCTGGTGGCGGTGCTGGCCAACATCATCAGCACCAAGGCCACGGCGGTGCTGTTCACACCGATCGCGGTGGGGCTGGCCAACGGCCTGGCGCTGCCCATCGAGCCGTTCGCCGTGGCGGTGGTGTTCGCCGCGAACTGCTCATTTGCGTCGCCGGTCGGTTACCAGACCAACCTGCTGGTGATGGCGCCGGGCAACTACCGATTCGTCGATTTCGTCCGGGTCGGATCGCCGCTCCTGATCATCGTCTGGCTGATCTTCAGCCTGGTCGCACCCTGGTACTACGGCCTTATCTGA
- a CDS encoding phosphoserine transaminase — protein sequence MTQTSNKPGTRPVSPLFSSGPCAKRPGWSLDALSDASIGRSHRAKGPKAKLLRVIEDSRSILGIPEDYRIGIVPASDTGAFEMAMWSALGARPIDILAWESFGQGWATDVVKQLKLDDVRLLEADYGALPDLDAVDFDKDVIFTWNGTTSGVRVPDGDWIPDARAGLTLCDATSAAFAMELPWDKLDIVTWSWQKVLGGEGQHGMLVLSPRAVERLESYAPAWPLPKIFRLTKSGKLNEDIFKGSTINTPSMLCVEDHLDALDWSREIGGLDALVARSNANFGVIDAWVSGSDWAAFLADDPDQRSTTSVCLKVVDPWFTSLDDDDQAATAKAVANLLDSEGVAFDVGAYRDAPPGLRIWAGATVEQSDLAALMPWLDWAFESVKADRTAAAA from the coding sequence ATGACGCAAACATCGAATAAGCCGGGCACCCGTCCGGTATCCCCACTCTTTTCCTCTGGCCCCTGCGCCAAGCGACCCGGCTGGTCGCTGGATGCGCTGAGCGATGCGAGCATCGGCCGTTCGCATCGCGCCAAGGGCCCCAAGGCCAAACTCCTGCGCGTGATCGAGGACAGCCGGTCGATTCTGGGAATTCCCGAGGATTACCGGATCGGCATTGTGCCCGCCTCGGATACGGGCGCGTTCGAGATGGCCATGTGGTCCGCTCTCGGCGCACGGCCGATCGATATTCTTGCCTGGGAAAGCTTCGGCCAGGGCTGGGCCACGGACGTGGTCAAGCAGCTCAAGCTGGACGATGTCCGGCTGCTGGAGGCGGACTATGGCGCGCTGCCGGATCTCGATGCGGTCGATTTCGACAAGGACGTAATTTTCACCTGGAACGGCACGACATCGGGTGTCCGTGTGCCCGACGGGGACTGGATTCCCGATGCGCGCGCGGGCCTGACCCTGTGTGACGCCACGTCCGCGGCCTTCGCCATGGAGCTGCCTTGGGACAAGCTCGATATTGTGACCTGGTCCTGGCAGAAGGTCCTGGGCGGTGAGGGACAGCATGGGATGCTCGTGCTCAGCCCGCGCGCGGTCGAACGACTGGAAAGTTACGCGCCGGCGTGGCCGCTGCCGAAAATCTTCCGCCTGACCAAGAGCGGCAAGCTGAACGAGGATATCTTCAAGGGCAGCACGATCAACACGCCCTCGATGCTCTGTGTCGAAGACCATCTCGACGCGCTCGACTGGTCGCGCGAGATCGGCGGCCTCGACGCGCTGGTTGCCCGTTCGAATGCCAACTTCGGCGTTATCGATGCCTGGGTGTCCGGCTCGGACTGGGCGGCGTTTCTCGCGGACGACCCGGACCAGCGGTCGACCACGAGCGTGTGCCTCAAGGTCGTTGACCCCTGGTTCACTTCGCTCGATGACGACGATCAGGCGGCAACCGCGAAGGCGGTGGCGAACCTGCTCGATTCCGAAGGCGTCGCGTTCGATGTCGGGGCCTATCGCGATGCCCCGCCGGGCTTGCGGATCTGGGCCGGCGCGACCGTCGAACAGTCGGATCTCGCGGCGCTGATGCCGTGGCTCGACTGGGCGTTCGAGAGCGTCAAGGCCGACCGCACCGCTGCCGCCGCCTGA